The following is a genomic window from Aestuariirhabdus haliotis.
AATACAAGGCGGCTTGTCGGTTGAAATTGTCAATAAGCTGCTGGAAGAAACAGGGTTGCAAGCTCCAATAGTGGCTTACCCCTGGGCAAGAGCCTACAAAATGGGCTTGACCGACAGGAATGTGATGATCTTCTCTATGGTGCGAAGCGAGGAGCGTGAAAACCATTTTAAATGGGTAGGCCCAATTACCGGCTCTAAAGATTATTATTTTTGGAGTCTGAAGACATCCAGCGGAGTCAGCATTAACTCTCTTGAAGACGCCAAACAATTCTTGATTGGTGTTCCGAGGGAGAATTACCAGCATCAATTTCTTGAGAACAATGGCTTTACCCATCTGACCATAACGAATGATTTTGATGCTACTTTGAGAATGCTCTATGCCGGTCGTATAGAGGCTATTCTAGGCTCCGAGATTTCTATCACGTATAGGGTCGATAAGATGGGATTTGATGCCTCGTTGCTGAAGAAACAATACGGGATAGATCAACGTTGGGGTGAGTTATCCATTGCCTTTAGTAAAAACACGCCCGACGAA
Proteins encoded in this region:
- a CDS encoding substrate-binding periplasmic protein translates to MRVLGFLLLFLLGSSLGYGDDITIATEHFPPFQIVENGKIQGGLSVEIVNKLLEETGLQAPIVAYPWARAYKMGLTDRNVMIFSMVRSEERENHFKWVGPITGSKDYYFWSLKTSSGVSINSLEDAKQFLIGVPRENYQHQFLENNGFTHLTITNDFDATLRMLYAGRIEAILGSEISITYRVDKMGFDASLLKKQYGIDQRWGELSIAFSKNTPDELVERFQQALKKIKDNGEYEQILRKWVLQEH